GCGATACATCGAGCGCAAAGCTGCCTCTTTATCGGTTACATTACGTAAGCCAAAAGCGATAGTAATGCAATCAAAATAGTGATCATCAAAAGGCAGTTCTTCCGCATTGGCCTGCACATAATCAACATTAAAAACACCACAGTCTTCAAGCTTTGCACGCCCAACAGCGAGCATTGCCTCATTAATATCAGCCAAAACAACATGACCGCTCGCACCGACGCGCCCCGCAAAAACACGGGTCAAATCCCCCGTTCCCCCCGCCAAATCCAATACTTTATTACCAATTTTAACGCGGCTAGCCATAATAGTGTAACGCTTCCATAACCGGTGCACACCAACCGACATCAGGTCATTCATCAGATCGTACTTAGGGGCAACAGAGCGAAACACCTCTCTGACACGACCGACTTTCTCATTAACATCAACAGACTCATAGCCAAAATGTGTTTGCTCTTCTTGCATGTTGCTGCCCTCTTTAAATTAGCTTAAATTTTTTAAATAATTACTATGTCTTGCAACTTTTATTCTTGTTGATTTAGGCTTAACGGATAAAGCTGTTGCCAATCAATCACAGCTATCAAGCCATCATTAAACGACAAGGTCAAGCCCTCTAATTCATCACAACTTAATGCATCAATGGCGATGCTATCTGCAGGAATCTGATGAGCCGCTAGTGAATATAGCGTTTTGGAGGAAAATAAAGCAGGTTCTTGTCCTTCAAAACGCACTTTTAATGTTTTTTCTCTGCGATGCCAACGAACCGTATCAATCACACAAGCACTCATAAATTCATCTTTTTCTCTACAAATAAAAAACGGTGCCACAGCACCGTTCTTAGACCTGCTTATTAGCCGCTATTTTACAGGATATAACGACTCAAGTCTTCATTATGTGTTAGCTCAGAAAGCGCATCAACCACATAACCTTCATCGATCTTCAGTGTCTCGCCTTGGCAATCTGAGGCACGGTATGAAATATCATCCAATAAACGCTCAAGCACCGTATGCAAGCGACGTGCGCCAATATTTTCCATCTGCTCATTGGCTTGAAAGGCAATCTCAGCAATTTTCTTCACACCTGCATCAGTAAAGTCTAAGGTCACGCCTTCTGTTGTCATTAAGGCTTTATATTGCTTAACTAAAGAGGCATCCGGCTCAGTTAAAATGCTGACGAAATCCTCAGGCGTTAATGAATCAAGCTCAACGCGGATTGGAAAACGACCTTGTAACTCTGGAATCAAGTCCGATGGTTTTGCCAGGTGGAAAGCACCTGAGGCCACAAATAAGATATGATCGGTTTTGATCATGCCATATTTCGTTGAAACCGTAGAGCCTTCAACCAAAGGCAGTAAATCACGCTGCACACCTTCACGTGAGACATCGCCACCACTGCCGCCACCGGCATCAGAGCGCTTGGTGATCTTATCGATTTCATCAATAAAGACGATACCGTTTTGCTCAACACTTTCTACCGCTTGCAGCTTAATCTCTTCTTCATTAACCAGCTTCGCCGCTTCTTCTTCACGCAAGCGTTTTAGAGCGTCGGCCACTTTCATCTTACGTTCTTTTTTATTGCCAGAGCCTCCCATATTTTGGAACATACTCTGCAATTGATTGGTCATCTCTTCCATACCTGGAGGCGCCATGATTTCAACGCCCACCGGCGCGCTCGTCACCTCGATGCTGATTTCTTTATCATCAAGTTGACCTTCACGCAGTTTTTTACGAAAGACCTGACGTGCGGCTGAATCATCATGGTTAGTCGGTTCTGGTTCGTTGGCAAAACCGGTCTTAGATCCAGCTCCACGCGCTGGTGGCAGCAATACATCTAACACACGTTCTTCTGCCGCAGACTCTGCGCGGTCTTTAACTTTTTCCATGGCATCTTCACGTGTTTGCTTGATCGCCATTTCCATCAGGTCACGAATAATCGATTCAACATCACGGCCGACATAACCGACTTCAGTAAACTTAGTCGCTTCAACTTTGATAAACGGTGCCTTGGCCAAACGCGCTAAACGGCGAGCGATTTCTGTTTTACCCACCCCCGTCGGTCCGATCATCAAAATATTTTTCGGTGTAACCTCAACACGCATCGCTTCATCCAGCTGCATACGACGCCAGCGGTTACGCATGGCAATGGCAACAGCACGCTTAGCATCCGCTTGGCCAATAATATGTTTATCAAGTTCATGAACAATTTCTTTGGGTGTCATTGTTGACATAAGGCCTACCTCACTCGGCTGTATTATCTAATTCTTCAATGGTTAAATTCTGATTGGTATAAATACAGATCTCACCGGCGATATTTAAACTTTTTTCAACAATGTCACGTGCACCTAAATCGGTATTGTCAAGCAGCGCACGCGCACTGGCACGTGCATAAGAAGAACCAGAACCAATCGACGTCATACCATTTTCAGGCTCTAATACATCACCGTTTCCTGAAATAGTTAAGGTTGTTGTTTTATCAGCAACAATCATCATTGCTTCCAAACGGCGCAACATACGATCTGTACGCCAGTCTTTGGCCAAGTCAACCGCAGCACGAACAAGATGACCGTGATGGATTTCAAGCTTGCCTTCAAAGCGCTCTAGCAAAGTAAAGGCATCCGCTGTTGAACCAGCAAAACCAGCAATGACTTTGTCTTGATAAAGGCGACGCACTTTACAAATGTTTGATTTCGCAACCGTATCGCCAAGCGTGGCTTGACCATCACCACCCATTACTACTTTATCACCACGGCGCACACATAAAATGGTCGTGCCCTTATACTGTTCAGTCACTTAGACTACCTCGTTTATCGAAATTGATAGATTACAATCAGTTTTAGCTATTTTGTTTTAGCTTGAGCAAACCGGGCTGTATGCTGGCATCTTGCAACACTCGACGCACCTTTTCTGCGTCTCTCTTGCTTGCAAAAGGTCCGAGCATCACGCGATTCCACTGCTGGCCTGACTGAAGCTTTACTGTAGATAGATAGGGATGGAGCTTAAGCTTTTCAAGACGCTGCATTAATTGAGTGGCATCTTTACTGTTTCTAAACGAGGCGATTTGAAGAACATACTGATTCTTCTGACTGTTTCCAGATGCTGCGGCCTTAGGATCGGCGACATCTTGTTTTGGCGGACTCCAGACTTCTTGCTTCGGCAAAATAGTATAAAATTCAAACTTAGGAACCACAGCTTTAGCTTTCACAGCTTGCTCTTTGTCTTGAGAATCCGTTGTTATCGTCTTCTCAGCTGAACTTGCGGCGACTTGAGCTTGTGCCTTAGCATCCGAATTAGGATCACCTTGACTTTGGGTCGATTTCTCAGACTTTACCGGCACAGATTGCAAGTTTACACTCACTTCCTGGTGATTACTCTCTGCGACAACTGACTGTGCTTTATTAGCCGTATTATTTAAAGCTGAAGTTGCTGCATCGGGCTTTAAAAAGTAAAAATAACTAAAACCGCCGAGCAAACAACCTGCAAGCACTCCGCAAATGATCCAGCCTAAAGTTGATAAGCCTTTTGCCTGCTCAGCAGAAGAAGAAGGGGTCGCGTGTGCTTTTTGCTTAATTCGCTTGGGTTTTACCTGAGTCTTCGGTTCAGCTTGTTTTGCTTTAATTTTATTAATCTTATTTTTGTTATTGGTAAATTCCGGGTGCAAACGAGATGACTTGCGACTTGCGATAATCTTATTCTTACGTTTTAGCGGCGTTCGTTTTTTGTCAGTATACTGCTCAAGTTCGGCGCGATGCCGTGCCTGGCGCTCTCTTTGCAGCTCTTCGCGCGTTTTTTTCTTTTTGACGCACAGCCTGATCGAGACGACGCCGACGTTCTGCTTGCTCACGGCGTCGCTCTTCTAAATAGCTTTGGCTGTTCTTTCGACGATCTTTTGCCATCTCACATTGCTTGAGGTGCAGAGATACCTAACAACTCGAGTCCGTTAGCTAATACTTGCTTTACGGCAAGCACTAAACAAAGTCGAGCCTGACAAAGCACTGCATCTTCGACTAAAAATTGATGTGCGTTGTAATAAGTATGAAGCCCATTCGCCAAATCTCGCAAGTAATTTGCAAGCACATGTGGTTCATGATTCAGCGCCGCATTTTGCAAAAGCTCAGGGTACATGGCTAAACGTTTTAATAAATCAATCTCTTGAGTTTCAACCAAGCGCTCTAACGACGCTAAGCCCAGCTCAGTATTTAACTCAACATTTTTATCAGCCATCTGACGCAACACACTACAAATCCGCGCATGCGCATATTGAATATAATACACCGGGTTGTCATTTGATTTAGACTTCGCCAAATCTAAATCAAAGTCCAGTGGCTGCTCAAACTTGCGCATTACATAGAAAAAGCGCGCCGCATCATTACCGACTTCATCGCGCAACTCACGCAAAGTCACAAAAGAGCCGCTCCGTGTCGACATTTGCACCTGTTCGCCGCCGCGATACAGGCTGACAAACTGGCCCAACAACACATGATAATCATCAGGCTTAGCACCGAGTGCCTGCATCGCCGCTCGCATCCTGGCAACATAGCCGTGATGGTCGGCACCGAATAAATCAATCACCAAGTTATGACCGCGATCAAGCTTGTCCATATGATAAGCAATATCAGGGGTAAAATAAGTCTGCTGGCCATTATTGCGTACTAAAACGCGATCCTTGTCATCAGCAAACTCGGTGGATTTAAACCAAATCGCCCCTTCTTTCTCATAGGTATAACCACCTTCTTTTAATCGATTCAGTGCTTTTTCAACCGCACCATCATCCACCAAACTTTTTTCAGAGAACCAACAATCAAAATTAACACCAAACTCAGCAAGATCTTCTTTAATATCACCGAGCACACTCTCTAAAGCCGCCTTAAAGACCCATTTATAATCATCACCGAGTCGAGCTTTTGCTTGCTGAATAAGCCCATCAATATGCTGCTCTTTGTTTTCTTCACTATTTTCACAAACAACGTCATAAATATCAGCAATATTGCGCATAAATAAATTTTGATGATCACTATGCAACTGTTTAGCGATGTCAAAAATATAGTCACCACGATAGCCATTTAACGGAAATTCGAATTTTTCACCGCCTAACTCTAAATAGCGCAACCAAGTGGATGTGGCCAAAATATCCATCTGGCGACCACCGTCATTGACATAATATTCGCGATGAACCTTCGCCCCCACCGCTTCAAGCAGATTACCAACAACCGCACCCATTGCCGCCCAGCGCCCGTGGCCAACATGCAAAGGCCCCGTTGGATTGGCCGAGACAAACTCTAAAATCACTTTCTTATCAGCCATCGCCTCACTGCGACCATAGGCTTCTTTTTGAGCGAATATTTGGGTGACCACATCACTTTGTGCCTTGGCATTTAAAAAGAAATTAATAAACCCGGGGCCCGCGATTTCTACTTTGCTCACATGCTCTGAGGCAGGCAAGCTTGCGACAATCTTTTCAGCCAATTGGCGTGGCGCACACCCGGCAACACGGGCGAGCATTAATGCAACATTGGTCGCCCAATCTCCATGGCTCTTATCTTTAGTACGATCAATATGCAACTGAACGGATAAATCTTCTGGAAGGACATCTTTGGCTTGCAGCGCTTTCACCGCCTCGCCCACTAAATGGCTAATATGCTGTTTCATGAATTCTGTTTAACTCTAATTAAAAAAGTTGCAAACTTAAACGACTAAAAACACCTTATTCTAACGACATCAATGACTAGAGAACAAGAGGGTTTTATTAATAAAAGAATGTGTTAGTGCGATTCAAACCAAGCATCAAGCACATCACGCGCCTGATCCACACCTGTTTTTTTCAAAGAAGAAAATAACTGTACAGATATATCTTCATGATCTGAAAGCTTTTTTTTCACAGATAACAAAGTTTGACTGGCCGCACCGCGCTTCAATTTATCTGATTTAGTCAGTAAAATATGCATAGGTAACCCCGAGGAAACCGCCCAGGAAATCATCATTTCGTCATAAGGCTTAAACGGGTGACGAATGTCCATCATCAAGACGATCCCCTTTAAACACTCACGAACTTCGAGATAACGCGATAAGGTTTCTTGCCATTTTTGCTTCATCGCAATGGGTACTTTAGCAAAACCATAGCCAGGAAGGTCCACTAAACGACAGTGTTCATTGACAGTAAAAAGATTAATCAGCTGAGTACGCCCCGGCGTGTTACTGGTGCGCGCAAGCTTACTCAATCCAGTAATTACATTGATTGCGCTTGATTTACCTGCATTAGACCGGCCCGCAAAGGCGATCTCTACCCCAGTATCTTCAGGAAGCTGCTCAAGTTTCGCAGCCCCTAATAAATAGTGCGTTGATTGATAATTCATGGAACACCGTACTCATGATTGACAAATGCGCCAGTCTAACACAATCATTTTTCTTTGCCGAGAGGCCCGAAAACAATCCGCCAGGTTTAAACGTCCCTAACATCCTTATGCAGGCTTTTGCGACGCTCTTTTGATTCTTGTGCTTCTACAGAAAGACTGCTCGTCGGCCGATAAAGCAAGCGCTGCACGCCAATCGCTTCATCCGTTTCCTCACAAAAACCATAGCTCTTATCTTCGATTCTGGCTTCTGCACGCTGTATGTGATTAAAGTAATTCGTTTTACGACTAACAATCCGCAACTGCAATTGGCGCTGCTCTTCGGCCGCAGCGGCATCAGCTTCATCAGCAGGATTATTTTCCAGCTCGGTTAAAGCAGCTTTAGCCACTTCAATCTCTTCGAATGTTTTTTCTTTCTCTTCTTCTAATAGATGAGCGAAAAACTCGAGCTGTTGATCGTTCATATAGTCAGATGCTGGCATTTTTAACAGCTCTTCTTTTGTAATCACGACGCCTCTCCTTCTATCGTGTTGCAAGTTATCGTTCTTAGCACACCAATAGTAATCACTCTTAGCCACTAGTGCAATTCTTTCCTGATTGCGTTACTCTAACCTGCGCTAGCAAATACTCTTAAACAATAGCATTAGACCATGAAAATGAGAACTTATCACAGCCACATTTTAAAAATTCCTGAACAAGAACAGGCTTGGCGCCGCCTTAGACAGCCTGATATGGCACTGGATATTGAAATCGGTTGCGGTGTGGGCATGCACCCACTGATGTATGCAAAAAGCCACCCTGAACGCTTTTTAATCGCCATCGAGAAAACACGGGAAAAGTTTGGAAAGTTTTCAAACAAAAACAATACATTCGGCCCCTATCAGAACTTATTACCCATTCATGGCAATACCACCTACTGGCTACCACAGCACATCGGCCCTGAAGAGGTTGACCAATACTTTATCCTCTACCCCTGTCCTTACCCCAAAGCCGCCCAAGCCAATAAGCGCTGGTTCAACATGCCTTTTATGGCCTATTTAATCGACACACTTAAACCCGGCGGCAAGATCACTATGGCGACCAATGAGAAGTTTTATTTCGATGAAGCCTTTGAACAGGCTAAAAACACCTGGAAACTAGCAATACTCAGTGCAGAAACCCTCGCTCAAAACTTCCCCGCCCGCACTCATTTTGAGAAAAAATACTTAGAGCGTGGTGAAAGCTGTTATCAGCTCGTCATCCAAAAGCAAGCGCTGAAAGCCTAAAGGCCGCTAGCGCTTGAAACCTCCTGTTTTATAGTAAAAATGATCACCCAATTCAAATCAAACAACAGTGTCTAGCCTCACTTAAACTTGCCTGTAGCCAAGCATTTTGTTTAATAAAAATTCTGTTACAATGGCTTTTGCAGTTGGATTCGAGTGAATGAGGTTTTAAGTGAAACAAGAAGTTGTATTAACGGGTATCACCACATCAGGCGCGCCCCATTTAGGAAATTATGTCGGTGCAATTCGTCCAGCAATAGCGCGCAGCCGCTCAGCGAACGTAACATCGCTTTACTTTCTAGCCGATTATCATTCACTGATCAAGGCCCAAGACCCCAAGCTTACCCACCAATCCAGTTTTGAAATTGCAACAGCCTGGCTCGCTTGCGGTTTAGATCCAGAACAAGCAATTTTATACAGGCAATCTGATATTCCAGAAATCACCGAACTCACCTGGATACTCACCTGCTTAACAGCAAAAGGCTTGATGAACCGCGCCCATGCCTACAAGGCTGCCGTCGATGAAAACCAGGCTCAAAACAACGACCCTGACTTCGGTATTACCATGGGACTCTACAGTTACCCGATCTTGATGAGTGCGGATATTCTCGCTTTTAATGCCAATAAAGTCCCTGTCGGTAAAGATCAGGTTCAGCACCTAGAAATGGCCCGCGATGTCGCTCAGCGCTTTAACCACCACTACGGCGAACTTTTTACCTTACCTGAGGTAGAAGTTGCAGAAACCCCACTGCTTTCGGGGCTGGATGGTCGCAAGATGAGTAAAAGTTATGGCAATACAATTCCATTGTTTGTCCCTGAGAAAAAGCTCAGAAAGCTCATCATGAAGATTAAAACAAATTCACTCGAACCCGGCGAGGCTAAAAGCACGGAAGACAGTACTATTTTCCAAATTTATCAAGCCTTCGCAACTGATGATGAAATCGCACAAATGCGCGCAGCCTTTGCTGAAGGTATCGGTTGGGGTGATGCTAAACAAAAGCTCTTCGAGCTTGTTAACGCTGAAATCGGCGAGATGCGCGAACGCTATGAGGATCTAAGCACACGCCCTGCCCAAATCGAGGAAATCATTCAAGCCGGTGCTGCAAAAGCACGTACCATCAGCCAACCACTGCTTGAAAAAGTGCGCGCAGCGGTCGGCTTACATGCATTTGGTAGCCAAAAATGACCCGCTTGTGCTCACGACTCGGGCTATACCGCTTACTTGCACTCGTCAGTGCTGGGACACTCGCTTATAGCCTTTACTTGCAATACATCGTCGGCGAAACACCCTGCACGCTATGCTTACTCCAACGCTTTGCCCTGATACCGACCTTAGTCTTTTTGATCGTCCTCGCACTAAAAGCCTGGCAAGGGCTAAGCTTGCGTATTTTGCAGACTCTCGCTTTACTCTGCGCATTAACGGGGGCAGGGCTTGCCGGACGACAGATCTGGCTACAGCACTCTCCAGATGGCATGAGCATGCAATGCCTGCCTAATTTGGGCTATATGCTGCAACATTATCCGTTATTAAAAACGATAGAAATGGCCCTACATGGCTCTAGCGACTGCGCCTTAGTCACCTCGACGATATTTAACATCAGTTTAG
This genomic stretch from Piscirickettsia litoralis harbors:
- the trpS gene encoding tryptophan--tRNA ligase → MKQEVVLTGITTSGAPHLGNYVGAIRPAIARSRSANVTSLYFLADYHSLIKAQDPKLTHQSSFEIATAWLACGLDPEQAILYRQSDIPEITELTWILTCLTAKGLMNRAHAYKAAVDENQAQNNDPDFGITMGLYSYPILMSADILAFNANKVPVGKDQVQHLEMARDVAQRFNHHYGELFTLPEVEVAETPLLSGLDGRKMSKSYGNTIPLFVPEKKLRKLIMKIKTNSLEPGEAKSTEDSTIFQIYQAFATDDEIAQMRAAFAEGIGWGDAKQKLFELVNAEIGEMRERYEDLSTRPAQIEEIIQAGAAKARTISQPLLEKVRAAVGLHAFGSQK
- the hslU gene encoding ATP-dependent protease ATPase subunit HslU, yielding MSTMTPKEIVHELDKHIIGQADAKRAVAIAMRNRWRRMQLDEAMRVEVTPKNILMIGPTGVGKTEIARRLARLAKAPFIKVEATKFTEVGYVGRDVESIIRDLMEMAIKQTREDAMEKVKDRAESAAEERVLDVLLPPARGAGSKTGFANEPEPTNHDDSAARQVFRKKLREGQLDDKEISIEVTSAPVGVEIMAPPGMEEMTNQLQSMFQNMGGSGNKKERKMKVADALKRLREEEAAKLVNEEEIKLQAVESVEQNGIVFIDEIDKITKRSDAGGGSGGDVSREGVQRDLLPLVEGSTVSTKYGMIKTDHILFVASGAFHLAKPSDLIPELQGRFPIRVELDSLTPEDFVSILTEPDASLVKQYKALMTTEGVTLDFTDAGVKKIAEIAFQANEQMENIGARRLHTVLERLLDDISYRASDCQGETLKIDEGYVVDALSELTHNEDLSRYIL
- a CDS encoding class I SAM-dependent methyltransferase codes for the protein MKMRTYHSHILKIPEQEQAWRRLRQPDMALDIEIGCGVGMHPLMYAKSHPERFLIAIEKTREKFGKFSNKNNTFGPYQNLLPIHGNTTYWLPQHIGPEEVDQYFILYPCPYPKAAQANKRWFNMPFMAYLIDTLKPGGKITMATNEKFYFDEAFEQAKNTWKLAILSAETLAQNFPARTHFEKKYLERGESCYQLVIQKQALKA
- the yihA gene encoding ribosome biogenesis GTP-binding protein YihA/YsxC translates to MNYQSTHYLLGAAKLEQLPEDTGVEIAFAGRSNAGKSSAINVITGLSKLARTSNTPGRTQLINLFTVNEHCRLVDLPGYGFAKVPIAMKQKWQETLSRYLEVRECLKGIVLMMDIRHPFKPYDEMMISWAVSSGLPMHILLTKSDKLKRGAASQTLLSVKKKLSDHEDISVQLFSSLKKTGVDQARDVLDAWFESH
- a CDS encoding TraR/DksA family transcriptional regulator, coding for MITKEELLKMPASDYMNDQQLEFFAHLLEEEKEKTFEEIEVAKAALTELENNPADEADAAAAEEQRQLQLRIVSRKTNYFNHIQRAEARIEDKSYGFCEETDEAIGVQRLLYRPTSSLSVEAQESKERRKSLHKDVRDV
- the ubiE gene encoding bifunctional demethylmenaquinone methyltransferase/2-methoxy-6-polyprenyl-1,4-benzoquinol methylase UbiE — protein: MQEEQTHFGYESVDVNEKVGRVREVFRSVAPKYDLMNDLMSVGVHRLWKRYTIMASRVKIGNKVLDLAGGTGDLTRVFAGRVGASGHVVLADINEAMLAVGRAKLEDCGVFNVDYVQANAEELPFDDHYFDCITIAFGLRNVTDKEAALRSMYRVLKPGGRLLILEFSKPAYPLLSKLYDQYSFHVLPRLGQWFAKDAASYKYLAESIRMHPDQETLKGMIEGAGFERCRYTNLSAGIVALHEGCKI
- a CDS encoding disulfide bond formation protein B: MTRLCSRLGLYRLLALVSAGTLAYSLYLQYIVGETPCTLCLLQRFALIPTLVFLIVLALKAWQGLSLRILQTLALLCALTGAGLAGRQIWLQHSPDGMSMQCLPNLGYMLQHYPLLKTIEMALHGSSDCALVTSTIFNISLATWSGLFFSLLSLFIFISFFMKKNKANN
- the argS gene encoding arginine--tRNA ligase — encoded protein: MKQHISHLVGEAVKALQAKDVLPEDLSVQLHIDRTKDKSHGDWATNVALMLARVAGCAPRQLAEKIVASLPASEHVSKVEIAGPGFINFFLNAKAQSDVVTQIFAQKEAYGRSEAMADKKVILEFVSANPTGPLHVGHGRWAAMGAVVGNLLEAVGAKVHREYYVNDGGRQMDILATSTWLRYLELGGEKFEFPLNGYRGDYIFDIAKQLHSDHQNLFMRNIADIYDVVCENSEENKEQHIDGLIQQAKARLGDDYKWVFKAALESVLGDIKEDLAEFGVNFDCWFSEKSLVDDGAVEKALNRLKEGGYTYEKEGAIWFKSTEFADDKDRVLVRNNGQQTYFTPDIAYHMDKLDRGHNLVIDLFGADHHGYVARMRAAMQALGAKPDDYHVLLGQFVSLYRGGEQVQMSTRSGSFVTLRELRDEVGNDAARFFYVMRKFEQPLDFDLDLAKSKSNDNPVYYIQYAHARICSVLRQMADKNVELNTELGLASLERLVETQEIDLLKRLAMYPELLQNAALNHEPHVLANYLRDLANGLHTYYNAHQFLVEDAVLCQARLCLVLAVKQVLANGLELLGISAPQAM
- the hslV gene encoding ATP-dependent protease subunit HslV, translating into MTEQYKGTTILCVRRGDKVVMGGDGQATLGDTVAKSNICKVRRLYQDKVIAGFAGSTADAFTLLERFEGKLEIHHGHLVRAAVDLAKDWRTDRMLRRLEAMMIVADKTTTLTISGNGDVLEPENGMTSIGSGSSYARASARALLDNTDLGARDIVEKSLNIAGEICIYTNQNLTIEELDNTAE
- a CDS encoding SPOR domain-containing protein; its protein translation is MSKQNVGVVSIRLCVKKKKTREELQRERQARHRAELEQYTDKKRTPLKRKNKIIASRKSSRLHPEFTNNKNKINKIKAKQAEPKTQVKPKRIKQKAHATPSSSAEQAKGLSTLGWIICGVLAGCLLGGFSYFYFLKPDAATSALNNTANKAQSVVAESNHQEVSVNLQSVPVKSEKSTQSQGDPNSDAKAQAQVAASSAEKTITTDSQDKEQAVKAKAVVPKFEFYTILPKQEVWSPPKQDVADPKAAASGNSQKNQYVLQIASFRNSKDATQLMQRLEKLKLHPYLSTVKLQSGQQWNRVMLGPFASKRDAEKVRRVLQDASIQPGLLKLKQNS